A window of the Pseudoalteromonas sp. A25 genome harbors these coding sequences:
- a CDS encoding KamA family radical SAM protein produces MQQTVKLQPAQAYQAPRFTVYQHRQIDKIDQLDKLPEHLRFEMKVVANVFPFRVNNFVIEELIDWDKVPNDPVFQLTFPQRGMLDDESYEQMASLLKRPHTPDEVFDLATQIRHKLNPHPAGQMEKNVPEYGGERVEGIQHKYKETVLFFPSQGQYCHSYCTFCFRWAQFVGKATRFNNNDEDLLHNYLAEHKEVTDLLMTGGDPMVMRTVKLRKYLEALKEPRFDHIKTIRIGTKSLTFWPFRYVTDPDAKELLALLKELVNAGKHVSIMAHVNHKQELRTDITKEAIRLIRQTGAQIRTQAPLLNNINVDSQMWSDMWKEQTQLGMIPYYMFIERDTGAKRYFELPLYRTWEIFRDAYKNVSGVSRTVRGPSMSAGPGKVEISGVAQIHGEKVFVLRFIQARNPDWVQRPFFAKYDETATWLNDLKPAFGEEKFFWEDEYNAM; encoded by the coding sequence ATGCAGCAAACCGTCAAATTACAGCCTGCACAAGCGTATCAAGCGCCAAGGTTTACCGTTTACCAACATCGTCAAATTGATAAAATTGATCAGCTAGATAAACTCCCTGAGCATTTGCGCTTTGAAATGAAAGTGGTAGCAAATGTATTTCCTTTTCGCGTAAACAACTTTGTAATTGAGGAACTGATCGACTGGGACAAAGTACCTAACGATCCTGTATTTCAGCTAACCTTTCCGCAACGCGGCATGCTAGATGATGAATCATACGAACAAATGGCATCGCTGTTAAAGCGCCCTCATACCCCTGATGAAGTATTTGACCTAGCAACACAAATTCGTCATAAGCTTAACCCCCACCCTGCTGGGCAAATGGAAAAGAACGTTCCAGAGTATGGCGGAGAGCGTGTAGAAGGTATTCAGCACAAATACAAAGAAACAGTGTTATTTTTTCCATCACAAGGCCAATACTGCCACTCATACTGTACCTTTTGTTTTAGATGGGCTCAGTTCGTAGGTAAAGCAACACGTTTTAACAATAACGACGAAGATCTGTTACACAACTACTTAGCAGAACATAAAGAAGTAACCGACCTATTAATGACTGGCGGCGATCCTATGGTGATGCGCACCGTTAAGTTGCGTAAATACTTAGAAGCGCTTAAAGAGCCGCGCTTTGATCATATCAAAACCATACGTATTGGCACCAAGTCGCTTACTTTCTGGCCATTTAGATACGTTACCGACCCTGATGCCAAAGAACTATTAGCACTATTAAAAGAACTCGTAAATGCGGGCAAGCACGTGTCTATCATGGCTCATGTTAATCACAAACAAGAACTGCGTACAGATATAACCAAAGAGGCTATTCGCCTTATTCGCCAAACGGGCGCACAAATTAGAACACAAGCACCATTGCTTAATAACATTAATGTAGACTCACAAATGTGGAGCGACATGTGGAAAGAGCAAACACAACTTGGCATGATCCCCTATTACATGTTTATAGAGCGTGATACCGGAGCAAAGCGTTACTTTGAACTACCTTTATATAGGACATGGGAGATCTTTCGCGACGCGTATAAGAACGTATCTGGTGTAAGTAGAACTGTTCGCGGCCCTTCTATGAGCGCAGGCCCCGGCAAAGTTGAAATTTCTGGTGTAGCACAAATTCATGGTGAAAAAGTCTTTGTACTGCGCTTTATTCAAGCACGTAACCCAGATTGGGTGCAACGTCCGTTTTTTGCCAAATATGATGAAACTGCAACGTGGTTGAATGATTTAAAACCCGCATTTGGTGAAGAAAAGTTCTTCTGGGAAGATGAATACAACGCGATGTAG
- the purE gene encoding 5-(carboxyamino)imidazole ribonucleotide mutase: MTVGIIMGSKSDWPTMQHAADMLDKFGIEYETKVVSAHRTPQLLADYASSAAERGIKVIIAGAGGAAHLPGMAAAFTSLPVLGVPVKSKTLNGVDSLLSICQMPKGVAVGTLAIGDAGAANAGLLAAQILGCQQPEIFAKVEAFRKEQTETVLANPNPAE, from the coding sequence ATGACGGTTGGCATTATCATGGGTTCAAAGTCCGATTGGCCTACAATGCAGCATGCAGCAGACATGCTAGACAAATTTGGCATCGAATATGAGACAAAAGTTGTTTCAGCTCACCGTACTCCTCAATTACTTGCAGATTATGCATCGAGTGCTGCAGAGCGTGGCATTAAAGTGATCATTGCAGGTGCAGGCGGCGCTGCACATTTACCTGGTATGGCTGCAGCATTTACAAGTTTGCCAGTATTAGGCGTACCAGTTAAATCTAAAACTTTAAACGGTGTTGATTCTTTGCTGTCTATCTGTCAAATGCCAAAAGGGGTTGCAGTGGGTACCTTGGCGATAGGTGACGCTGGGGCTGCAAATGCAGGATTGCTAGCGGCGCAGATATTAGGTTGTCAACAGCCAGAGATTTTTGCCAAGGTCGAAGCGTTCAGAAAAGAACAAACCGAGACCGTGTTAGCTAATCCAAATCCAGCCGAGTAA
- a CDS encoding GNAT family N-acetyltransferase yields MQLLTSRLLLKPITYRDSAKLHALLNDPLISRYNDYGCSVSQLDVRALIQWDLEQSYLGLGNRLTINCKINGMIGCVGLYEYNRALREVYIGFELSPSQWGMGLMAEAIECVISNISQLIDVKGNINLLARVQADNLRSVKLLERQGFIKLESNDYSKLVMIT; encoded by the coding sequence ATGCAGTTACTAACCTCAAGGCTGCTCCTTAAGCCGATCACTTATCGTGATAGCGCAAAGCTGCATGCACTTTTAAATGACCCTCTGATCTCTCGGTATAACGATTATGGCTGCAGTGTTTCACAACTGGATGTAAGAGCACTGATCCAATGGGATTTAGAGCAAAGTTATTTGGGTTTAGGCAACCGGTTAACCATAAATTGCAAAATAAATGGCATGATAGGCTGCGTAGGGCTTTATGAGTATAACCGCGCGTTGCGTGAAGTATATATCGGCTTTGAACTATCGCCGTCTCAATGGGGAATGGGATTGATGGCTGAGGCTATAGAATGTGTTATCTCGAATATAAGCCAACTAATTGATGTTAAAGGTAACATTAATTTGTTGGCTCGGGTGCAAGCTGATAACTTACGCTCTGTTAAGTTACTAGAGCGTCAAGGATTTATTAAATTAGAGTCTAATGATTATAGTAAGTTGGTTATGATTACATAA
- a CDS encoding 5-(carboxyamino)imidazole ribonucleotide synthase: MNILVLGAGQLARMMSLSSTHLDLHVLAYDVASKQVMNPVTFDVTSYTLAQAIERSDAITAEFEHIPHDVLTLCAQSGKFYPGEQAIKTGGDRALEKALLDKAKVACAPYQLITEKSHFLTAIDSLDLPLVVKTCQAGYDGKGQWRVKSKDDVESIWSEMAQFLASGTDTLPHTIIAEKMIPFDREVSIIGVRDKHGECKIYPLTENQHTNGVLTLSIAGKEKPTIEQQAKDAFNALAQELDYVGVLAIEFFDVQGQLLVNEIAPRVHNSGHWTQQGCHVSQFENHMRAVAGLPLGSTELLRPTAMINVLGQAAIPTQVLAVSDTTSHWYGKSAKPGRKMGHINVSGSDLLQLSERLEQLAKVLPEQDYPGVSQTAHNLKGI; this comes from the coding sequence ATGAATATTTTAGTTTTAGGAGCAGGGCAACTTGCTCGTATGATGAGCTTATCGTCGACTCATCTTGACCTACATGTTCTTGCGTATGATGTTGCTTCAAAGCAAGTAATGAATCCTGTTACCTTTGACGTGACGTCGTACACGTTAGCGCAAGCAATTGAAAGAAGTGACGCTATTACTGCTGAGTTTGAACATATACCTCACGACGTGCTGACTTTATGCGCGCAAAGCGGCAAGTTCTATCCAGGCGAACAGGCAATAAAAACCGGTGGCGACAGAGCCTTGGAAAAAGCATTGTTGGATAAGGCAAAAGTTGCGTGTGCACCATATCAGTTAATTACTGAAAAAAGCCATTTTTTAACTGCGATTGACAGCCTAGATCTGCCGCTTGTTGTAAAAACCTGTCAAGCAGGATACGACGGTAAAGGACAATGGCGTGTTAAGAGTAAAGATGATGTCGAATCTATTTGGTCAGAAATGGCGCAATTCCTCGCATCAGGCACAGACACGTTACCACATACCATTATTGCTGAAAAAATGATCCCCTTTGATAGAGAAGTATCAATTATTGGGGTTCGTGATAAGCATGGTGAATGCAAAATATATCCGTTAACGGAAAACCAGCATACTAATGGCGTTTTAACGTTATCGATAGCAGGTAAAGAAAAGCCCACAATAGAGCAACAAGCTAAAGATGCATTTAATGCGTTGGCGCAAGAGCTGGATTACGTTGGTGTGCTAGCCATTGAGTTTTTTGATGTGCAAGGGCAACTATTGGTTAATGAAATAGCGCCACGCGTGCACAACTCAGGGCATTGGACTCAGCAAGGGTGTCATGTAAGCCAATTTGAAAACCATATGCGTGCAGTGGCTGGCCTGCCGTTAGGGTCAACAGAACTATTACGACCAACTGCGATGATTAATGTGCTTGGGCAGGCTGCAATTCCTACACAAGTGTTAGCAGTAAGCGATACGACGAGTCATTGGTATGGCAAGTCGGCGAAGCCGGGTCGAAAAATGGGGCATATCAATGTATCGGGCAGTGATTTGTTGCAACTAAGTGAGCGCTTGGAGCAACTTGCCAAAGTGCTACCTGAACAGGATTACCCTGGAGTGTCACAAACTGCGCATAACCTCAAAGGTATTTGA
- a CDS encoding TetR/AcrR family transcriptional regulator — translation MNKKTSTKQSILDASWQLFIEHGYVQTTTRQISQLAGVATGTVFSHFPTKLDILKTAMHHQIELVLAQASETEKLHTPRLRLRHYAKYLYQFYLSNREFSKELLSGIIWQQDYFSAQLDAFKQMLFAGQPYDVHKADIMMDCYFMTLLVGLNDDNSTVDSLVRLLSNKLQSIQ, via the coding sequence ATGAATAAAAAAACATCAACAAAGCAGAGTATTCTTGATGCTAGCTGGCAGTTATTCATTGAACATGGTTATGTTCAAACAACAACTCGGCAGATTTCCCAATTAGCAGGGGTTGCTACAGGCACCGTTTTCTCTCACTTTCCAACTAAGTTAGATATTTTGAAAACTGCTATGCACCACCAAATTGAGCTGGTTTTAGCGCAAGCTTCTGAAACTGAGAAGCTTCATACGCCAAGGCTAAGACTTAGGCACTATGCGAAATACCTTTACCAATTTTACTTAAGTAATCGAGAATTCAGTAAAGAGCTTTTATCTGGCATTATTTGGCAACAAGATTATTTTTCAGCTCAACTAGACGCATTTAAGCAAATGCTATTTGCAGGTCAGCCTTATGACGTGCACAAGGCTGACATTATGATGGACTGTTACTTTATGACGCTGTTGGTAGGACTGAACGATGATAATTCGACGGTTGATTCGCTAGTGCGCTTATTGAGCAATAAGCTGCAATCCATTCAATAA
- a CDS encoding methyltransferase domain-containing protein encodes MNAIVQHMSLSHSQVKQHTAERFSKAAKQYQQHAKVQQQAASRLFSLLKSDYNCLLDLGAGPLLHHEHLQKCASSVLHIDLSHGMLRQGPSNTWRVCADMDKLPLQSDSISGIFSNFAIQWSDAPAQLFKELARVSRPRAHVVLSSVLDGSLKEIAQAWKALDGQCHINQFLTLEQLEWFARDAGFTIKQSQQVCLKDSFASAKDALKSVKNIGANQLQNQNTKQSGLMGKRRYESLLASYPLEHQQAVVSYEVAIMELIKL; translated from the coding sequence ATGAATGCAATTGTACAACATATGAGTTTGTCGCACTCGCAGGTTAAGCAACATACAGCCGAGCGCTTCTCAAAAGCAGCCAAACAATACCAGCAACATGCAAAAGTGCAGCAGCAAGCAGCGAGCAGGCTTTTTTCATTACTAAAAAGTGACTATAACTGTTTACTAGATTTAGGCGCAGGACCATTATTGCACCACGAACATCTGCAAAAGTGTGCATCAAGCGTATTACATATCGATCTGAGTCATGGCATGTTGCGTCAAGGCCCTAGCAATACATGGCGTGTCTGTGCTGATATGGATAAGTTGCCATTACAAAGTGACAGCATTAGTGGCATTTTTTCCAATTTTGCAATTCAGTGGAGCGATGCGCCTGCACAGCTATTTAAAGAACTTGCGCGAGTGAGTAGACCTCGGGCACACGTGGTACTTTCTTCAGTATTGGATGGTTCTTTAAAAGAAATAGCTCAAGCGTGGAAAGCGCTAGATGGGCAATGCCACATCAATCAATTTTTGACATTAGAACAATTGGAGTGGTTTGCACGTGATGCTGGATTTACCATCAAACAGTCGCAACAGGTATGTCTTAAAGACAGTTTTGCAAGTGCAAAGGATGCTCTAAAATCAGTTAAGAATATCGGCGCAAACCAGTTGCAAAATCAAAATACTAAGCAATCAGGCTTAATGGGAAAAAGACGGTACGAATCTTTACTTGCAAGCTACCCGCTTGAACATCAGCAAGCGGTTGTAAGCTATGAAGTTGCTATTATGGAACTAATTAAATTATGA
- the bioD gene encoding dethiobiotin synthase: MSAFFITGTDTEVGKTHITALLLKFLAQHKRKAIGFKPIAAGAEEAFGQLVNDDALTLMESSSVHGKYEQINPICFEPPIAPHIAAQQVGVEITLDKLSHHYHELAQLGAEFTLVEGAGGWALPINDTQYLCDWVQQEQLPVILVVGMKLGCLNHAILTNHALKAQGVKCVGWIANQVDPDMANFDENLESLRKRLDAPLLAVAPYCEDKAKLQIYAALTDLFGIKLQG, encoded by the coding sequence ATGAGCGCATTTTTTATTACTGGCACAGACACCGAAGTTGGCAAAACGCATATTACGGCGCTACTACTGAAGTTCTTGGCTCAGCATAAACGCAAGGCTATAGGGTTCAAGCCGATTGCTGCCGGCGCAGAGGAAGCTTTTGGACAGCTAGTTAATGATGATGCGCTTACCTTGATGGAGTCTTCATCTGTTCATGGCAAGTATGAACAAATAAATCCAATTTGCTTTGAACCCCCGATAGCCCCGCATATTGCTGCACAACAAGTCGGGGTTGAAATCACTTTGGATAAACTTAGCCATCACTATCATGAGCTTGCGCAACTTGGTGCAGAATTTACCCTTGTTGAAGGAGCCGGTGGATGGGCACTGCCAATCAATGATACGCAGTACCTTTGTGATTGGGTGCAACAAGAGCAGTTGCCCGTTATTTTAGTGGTGGGCATGAAACTTGGTTGTTTAAATCATGCAATTTTGACCAATCATGCACTAAAAGCGCAGGGTGTTAAATGTGTTGGGTGGATCGCCAATCAAGTTGACCCTGATATGGCGAATTTTGATGAGAACCTGGAGAGTTTACGCAAACGTTTAGATGCACCTTTGTTAGCAGTAGCCCCTTATTGCGAAGACAAAGCTAAGCTGCAAATATACGCAGCTTTAACCGACTTATTTGGCATAAAACTACAGGGCTAA
- a CDS encoding aminotransferase class I/II-fold pyridoxal phosphate-dependent enzyme yields the protein MAFEFIQQSLAQRKHQALLRQRVHVQQSSAREITIAGKTYLNFASNDYLGLADSQFDAQTSETGSRSSSLVTGYQSCHKQLEEQLCALLGFESSMLFSTGFSANSSVLKTLFSEANSTQSCAIFQDKLNHASLIDGALQSSAKHVRFNHNDMSHLRSRLEKSPAQHKLIVSEGVFSMDGDTAPLNELYPLRDQHKAWLMLDDAHAFGVLGKDGLGSCQLHQNKPDILVITFGKAMASQGAAVLSSKAFIDYMLQFNRDYIYSTAMSPVMVNAALFQLNRLLGAHQQRDKLQANISLFKHLCDEAKISVMPSNTPIQPVVLGSAENVLQVQTSLQNKGVWLSAIRPPTVPANTARLRITITAAHQEQDIHELVRLLEAHL from the coding sequence ATGGCATTTGAGTTCATACAGCAAAGCTTGGCACAGCGAAAACATCAAGCGCTATTGAGGCAACGCGTGCATGTGCAACAAAGTAGTGCGCGTGAGATCACGATAGCGGGCAAAACCTATCTTAATTTTGCCAGTAATGACTATCTTGGACTTGCTGACTCGCAATTTGATGCTCAAACCAGTGAGACGGGCAGTAGAAGCTCGTCTTTGGTAACGGGTTATCAAAGTTGTCATAAGCAACTAGAAGAGCAACTGTGTGCGCTACTTGGTTTTGAATCGTCAATGCTGTTTAGCACAGGGTTTAGTGCAAATTCCAGTGTGTTAAAAACGTTGTTTAGTGAAGCCAACTCAACGCAAAGTTGTGCAATATTTCAAGATAAGCTCAATCACGCTAGTTTAATAGATGGCGCTTTGCAAAGCTCGGCAAAACATGTGCGCTTTAACCACAACGATATGTCTCATTTAAGGTCAAGGCTCGAAAAGTCACCCGCTCAGCACAAATTGATTGTAAGTGAGGGGGTGTTCTCAATGGATGGAGATACTGCACCACTCAATGAGTTATATCCTTTGCGAGACCAGCACAAGGCCTGGTTAATGTTAGATGACGCACATGCGTTTGGCGTTTTGGGCAAAGACGGGTTAGGTTCATGCCAATTACACCAAAACAAGCCTGACATTTTAGTGATCACATTTGGCAAGGCAATGGCAAGCCAAGGGGCTGCTGTGTTAAGCAGTAAAGCGTTTATTGACTACATGCTGCAGTTTAATAGGGATTATATATACTCAACAGCGATGTCTCCTGTAATGGTTAATGCCGCGTTATTCCAGTTAAATAGACTGCTTGGCGCGCACCAGCAAAGAGATAAATTGCAAGCCAATATTAGTTTGTTCAAGCACTTATGTGACGAAGCAAAAATTTCGGTAATGCCATCAAATACACCGATCCAGCCGGTGGTATTAGGAAGTGCAGAAAATGTGTTACAAGTGCAAACGTCACTACAAAATAAGGGCGTATGGCTAAGTGCAATTCGCCCGCCAACGGTGCCTGCCAATACGGCTAGATTACGCATAACCATAACAGCGGCGCATCAAGAGCAAGATATTCATGAGCTGGTGCGACTGTTAGAGGCACACTTATGA
- the bioB gene encoding biotin synthase BioB has product MNMATVRHDWTYEEVKALFEMPFNDLLFKAASIHRENFNPNEVQISTLLSIKTGACPEDCKYCPQSGHYKTDLERERLMEVEKVVEQARLAKQKGATRFCMGAAWSDPKDRDMPYISKMVREVKELGLETCMTLGMLDNEKAHALKDAGLDYYNHNLDTSPEYYQQIITTRTYQDRLDTIGNVRDAGMKVCSGGIVGMGEQAADRFGLLMQLANLPQQPESVPINMLVKVKGTPLEDVEDLDHFEFVRTIAVARIMMPKSYVRLSAGRTAMNEQMQSMCFFAGANSIFYGDKLLTTENPEADADMNLLKKLGMKPEEHHDYSDEAYEASLSSAIADKATSELFYEAN; this is encoded by the coding sequence ATAAACATGGCTACAGTTCGTCACGATTGGACATACGAAGAAGTAAAAGCATTATTTGAAATGCCGTTCAACGATTTATTATTTAAAGCTGCTAGTATTCACCGTGAGAACTTTAATCCTAACGAGGTACAGATCTCTACTTTACTTTCAATCAAAACCGGTGCCTGTCCAGAAGATTGTAAGTATTGCCCTCAATCAGGTCATTACAAAACAGACCTTGAACGTGAACGCCTTATGGAAGTCGAAAAGGTTGTTGAGCAAGCGCGTTTAGCTAAACAAAAGGGCGCAACACGTTTTTGTATGGGGGCAGCATGGTCAGATCCAAAAGACAGAGACATGCCTTATATTTCAAAAATGGTAAGAGAAGTCAAAGAGCTTGGCCTTGAAACATGTATGACGTTAGGTATGTTAGATAATGAAAAAGCACATGCCTTAAAAGATGCGGGTTTAGATTATTATAACCACAACTTAGATACTTCCCCTGAATACTATCAGCAGATCATTACTACCCGTACATATCAAGATCGTTTAGATACTATTGGTAATGTTCGCGATGCAGGTATGAAAGTTTGTTCAGGTGGCATTGTAGGCATGGGCGAGCAAGCCGCAGACCGTTTTGGTCTATTAATGCAGTTGGCTAATCTCCCTCAGCAGCCCGAAAGTGTGCCGATCAATATGTTAGTAAAAGTAAAGGGAACGCCGCTTGAAGATGTTGAAGACCTAGATCATTTTGAGTTTGTTCGTACTATTGCAGTGGCAAGAATTATGATGCCTAAAAGCTATGTACGCTTATCAGCGGGTCGTACGGCAATGAATGAACAAATGCAATCGATGTGTTTCTTTGCCGGTGCAAATTCAATTTTCTATGGTGATAAATTGCTAACCACAGAAAACCCAGAAGCAGACGCCGATATGAACCTACTTAAAAAATTAGGTATGAAGCCTGAAGAGCATCATGACTACTCAGACGAAGCGTATGAAGCATCACTATCGTCAGCTATTGCTGATAAGGCAACTTCTGAGCTGTTTTACGAAGCAAATTAA
- the bioA gene encoding adenosylmethionine--8-amino-7-oxononanoate transaminase — MINFHSIDKEFDKKHIWHPYTSMLNPLPSYGVTHTNENKIYLDTGEELIDGMASWWSAIHGYNHPRLVSAIQSQASTMSHIMFGGITHAPAVELCKKLINITPKSLDRVFLADSGSVSVEVAIKMALQYWISKGQTSKTKLMTAQKGYHGDTFAAMSVCDPINSMHSMYQGFLPEHIFVSAPKAKFDEQCTDTELQLLEQAFVKHHHDVAAFIIEPIVQNAGGMNFYSPSYLAKLRQLCNKYDVLLILDEIATGFGRTGKMFACEHANIEPDIMCIGKALTGGTMTLSATLTNQKVAVGLSEGEAGVLMHGPTFMGNPLACAVANASINLLFENNWQAQVERVNLAMSALKRCESLSSVVNVRTLGAIGVVEIDKVVNVAKIQKFFIKKGVWIRPFGKLIYIMPPYVSSSADIRELANAIYDAINEQQY, encoded by the coding sequence GTGATTAATTTTCATTCGATTGATAAAGAATTTGATAAAAAGCATATTTGGCACCCTTATACGTCTATGCTCAATCCACTGCCTTCTTATGGAGTGACGCACACAAACGAGAATAAAATTTATCTCGATACAGGTGAAGAACTAATTGATGGCATGGCATCTTGGTGGAGTGCTATCCATGGCTACAATCACCCACGGCTCGTATCAGCTATCCAAAGTCAAGCAAGCACAATGAGCCACATTATGTTTGGTGGGATAACACATGCCCCCGCTGTTGAGTTATGTAAAAAGCTGATAAACATCACGCCAAAATCATTAGATAGGGTATTTCTAGCAGACAGCGGTTCAGTCAGTGTAGAAGTTGCAATTAAAATGGCCTTGCAATATTGGATTAGCAAAGGGCAAACAAGTAAAACTAAATTAATGACTGCTCAAAAGGGCTACCATGGTGACACCTTTGCAGCTATGAGTGTGTGCGACCCTATCAACTCAATGCACAGCATGTATCAAGGTTTTTTGCCTGAGCACATTTTTGTAAGTGCACCTAAAGCAAAGTTTGATGAACAATGCACTGACACCGAGTTACAATTATTAGAGCAAGCTTTTGTTAAACATCACCATGATGTTGCCGCATTCATTATCGAGCCGATTGTACAAAACGCGGGCGGCATGAACTTTTATAGCCCTTCATATTTGGCCAAGTTGCGGCAATTATGTAATAAGTATGATGTGTTACTTATACTCGATGAAATAGCCACTGGATTTGGCCGAACAGGTAAAATGTTTGCCTGCGAACACGCTAATATCGAACCAGATATTATGTGTATTGGTAAAGCGCTGACAGGCGGCACGATGACCCTATCTGCTACTCTCACCAACCAAAAAGTAGCCGTAGGCCTTAGCGAGGGAGAAGCGGGAGTATTAATGCACGGCCCAACATTTATGGGCAACCCTCTCGCCTGTGCAGTTGCGAACGCGAGTATCAATTTATTATTTGAAAATAACTGGCAGGCCCAAGTTGAACGCGTTAATTTAGCCATGTCGGCGCTCAAACGCTGCGAAAGTTTAAGCTCTGTCGTGAACGTAAGAACTTTAGGGGCTATTGGTGTAGTAGAAATTGATAAAGTTGTTAATGTCGCTAAGATCCAAAAGTTCTTTATTAAAAAAGGTGTATGGATCCGCCCATTTGGCAAGTTGATATACATTATGCCGCCTTATGTGTCTTCATCCGCCGATATTCGTGAACTGGCAAATGCCATCTATGACGCAATTAATGAGCAGCAATATTAA
- a CDS encoding ABC-F family ATPase, producing MLSAANVTMQFGAKPLFENISVKFGDGNRYGLIGANGCGKSTFMKILGSELEPSTGNVSVSPNTRLAKLSQDQFAYEEYSVIDTVIMGHKELWAVKSERDRIYSLPEMSEEDGMKVADLETEFAEMDGYSADSKAGELLLGVGIPTEQHYGPMSEIAPGFKLRVLLAQVLFADPDIMLLDEPTNNLDIYTIKWLEDVLNQRDCTMIIISHDRHFLNSVCTHMADIDYGELRVYPGNYDEYMFAATQAREKLLSENAKKKAQIAELQQFVSRFSANASKAKQATSRAKQIDKIQLDEVKASSRQTPFIRFEQSKQLFRNALEISSLSQGYESTLFSGLEALVEVGERIAIIGENGVGKSTLLHTLAGRLAPKAGEFKWSENANIGYYAQDHADEFEKDRTVFEWMEQWQQEGDDEQVVRSYLGRMLFSQNDIKKPVKVLSGGEQGRMLFGKLMMHKHNILLMDEPTNHMDMESIEALNLALEQYEGTLFFVSHDRQFVSSLATRIWEIKDGKIIDFRGNYEEYLATQEQAK from the coding sequence ATTTTAAGCGCAGCTAATGTCACCATGCAGTTTGGTGCAAAACCTCTTTTCGAGAACATTTCAGTAAAGTTTGGCGATGGTAATCGTTATGGTCTAATTGGAGCAAATGGGTGTGGTAAATCTACATTTATGAAAATCTTAGGCTCTGAACTTGAGCCAAGCACGGGTAATGTGAGCGTCTCGCCAAATACACGTTTAGCCAAGTTAAGCCAGGACCAGTTTGCCTATGAAGAATACAGCGTTATTGACACTGTAATTATGGGTCACAAAGAGCTATGGGCGGTTAAATCAGAGCGCGATCGCATTTATTCTTTGCCAGAGATGAGTGAAGAAGATGGAATGAAGGTGGCTGATTTAGAAACCGAATTTGCCGAAATGGATGGTTACTCAGCGGATTCTAAAGCTGGTGAATTGCTCTTAGGGGTGGGCATTCCAACAGAGCAACATTATGGTCCTATGTCAGAAATAGCACCCGGTTTTAAACTGCGCGTTTTACTAGCGCAAGTTTTGTTTGCCGATCCTGATATCATGCTGCTCGATGAGCCGACCAACAACTTGGACATTTATACCATAAAGTGGCTTGAGGATGTGCTTAATCAACGCGACTGCACCATGATTATTATCTCTCACGATCGTCACTTTTTAAACTCTGTTTGCACCCACATGGCAGATATTGATTACGGTGAACTGAGAGTTTATCCAGGTAATTACGATGAGTATATGTTTGCCGCAACGCAAGCTCGAGAGAAGTTACTTAGTGAAAACGCGAAAAAGAAAGCGCAAATTGCAGAGCTTCAACAGTTCGTTTCGCGATTCTCTGCAAACGCTTCTAAAGCAAAGCAGGCCACGTCTCGTGCTAAGCAAATTGATAAAATTCAATTAGATGAAGTTAAAGCATCATCTCGTCAGACGCCATTTATTCGTTTTGAACAATCAAAACAGTTATTTAGAAATGCACTTGAAATATCGAGCTTGTCACAAGGCTATGAAAGCACATTATTTAGTGGTTTAGAAGCCCTTGTTGAAGTGGGTGAGCGTATCGCTATCATCGGTGAAAACGGTGTGGGTAAATCTACTTTGTTACATACACTTGCTGGGCGATTAGCGCCAAAGGCGGGTGAGTTTAAATGGTCTGAAAATGCTAATATTGGTTACTATGCTCAAGACCATGCGGACGAATTTGAAAAAGATAGAACTGTATTTGAGTGGATGGAACAATGGCAGCAAGAAGGTGATGATGAACAAGTTGTTCGTAGTTACTTAGGGCGTATGTTGTTCTCTCAAAATGATATTAAGAAGCCGGTAAAAGTACTTTCTGGTGGTGAGCAAGGCCGCATGTTATTTGGTAAGTTAATGATGCACAAGCACAATATCTTACTAATGGATGAGCCAACAAACCACATGGATATGGAATCAATTGAAGCATTAAATTTGGCACTAGAACAATATGAAGGCACGCTGTTCTTTGTATCTCATGATAGACAATTCGTGTCCTCATTGGCGACTCGAATATGGGAAATTAAAGATGGTAAGATTATTGACTTTAGAGGCAACTACGAAGAGTACTTAGCAACACAAGAGCAAGCTAAGTAA